A portion of the Candidatus Schekmanbacteria bacterium RIFCSPLOWO2_02_FULL_38_14 genome contains these proteins:
- a CDS encoding pyruvate ferredoxin oxidoreductase (catalyzes the formation of acetyl-CoA from pyruvate and coenzyme A), producing MATLKELSKKDDLLASGHRLCAGCGVSVAIRQVLLATENPVVVSCATGCLEVATTIFPYTAWKVNWIHSAFENSAATISGVEAMYNSLKKQGKIPADSRIDFIAIGGDGGTYDIGLQSLSGALERRHRFLYICYDNGAYMNTGIQRSSATPYGAHTTTNPSGKVSFGKKQPRKDLTQIAAAHKIPYVAQGSPSHWNDLVTKVKKALSKDGPSFINVLANCNRGWRNKMEKSIELCRLAVQTCYWPLYEIEDGKLKINIKPKEIVPIREWVKEQGRFSHLEKPENQHVLDEMQEQINADWQRLLALEAANIPGYK from the coding sequence GTCACAGGTTGTGTGCAGGATGCGGTGTGTCAGTTGCCATCAGGCAGGTTCTTCTTGCAACTGAAAACCCTGTGGTTGTCTCCTGCGCAACAGGATGCCTTGAAGTAGCCACCACAATATTCCCTTACACTGCATGGAAAGTGAACTGGATTCACAGCGCATTTGAAAACTCTGCTGCAACAATATCAGGTGTTGAAGCAATGTATAATTCACTGAAAAAGCAGGGAAAAATTCCGGCAGACAGCAGAATCGATTTTATTGCCATAGGCGGTGATGGCGGAACATATGATATCGGGCTTCAGTCACTTTCTGGAGCGCTTGAGAGAAGGCACCGCTTCCTCTACATCTGCTATGATAACGGCGCATACATGAACACCGGCATCCAGCGTTCAAGCGCGACGCCTTATGGTGCGCATACAACTACAAATCCTTCCGGTAAAGTGAGTTTCGGGAAAAAACAGCCAAGAAAGGATTTAACACAGATTGCTGCAGCACATAAAATCCCCTATGTTGCCCAAGGCTCTCCAAGCCACTGGAATGACCTTGTAACAAAGGTTAAAAAAGCACTTTCAAAAGACGGCCCTTCTTTTATAAATGTCCTTGCAAACTGCAACCGCGGCTGGAGAAACAAAATGGAAAAATCAATTGAACTCTGCAGACTTGCTGTCCAGACCTGCTATTGGCCTCTCTATGAGATTGAAGACGGAAAGCTTAAGATAAACATCAAGCCAAAAGAAATAGTTCCAATCAGGGAATGGGTTAAGGAACAGGGAAGATTCTCCCACCTTGAAAAACCTGAAAACCAGCACGTGTTAGATGAAATGCAGGAGCAGATTAATGCAGACTGGCAGAGGCTCTTAGCCCTTGAAGCCGCAAACATTCCAGGATACAAGTAA